aattaattccaattttaccaTTTGTCTCTCAGTCTTAGTCTTCCCGTCTCTGTCTCTCTACCAAACACTACCTGATAACGTGATTATTCCGATGCAGTATTGTTTGCGAAAATAATAGTTacaaattattagataatttgatATGCTTGACTAAATTATTTGTTGACTCGCAGGTATCCAACCCTTTGTAACATTGTCTCACTTTGACTTCCCTCAAGAGCTTGAGGACAGATATGGCAGTTGGCTAAGTTCCCAGTCACAGTAACCAACTAATTCCTTTGCATAAGACTCATTAATTAGTTGTTAATACTTAACACAAATGCCATGCTTATGTTTGAGACAATAATGCCAGGGAAGATTTTCAGATGTTTGCGGACATATGTTTTAAATCATTTGGAGATAGAGTGAAGTATTGGATTACTTTCAATGAACCAAATCTTGAGATCCCATTTAGTTACCGTAGTGGAATATACCCACCATGTCGTTGCTCTGCTCCTTTTGGGAATTGCACTGATGGAGATTCAGAGAAGGAACCTTTTCTTGCAGCCCATAATATCATACTGTCACATGCTGCTGCTGTTGATATTTACAGAACCAAATACCAGGTAATTTGATCCCACATTCAGAACAAGAATAGTTTGTTAAATAAATTCTTACATTACTTTCTTTGTTGTTATCAATGTCTAATCCAGAGTAAGCAAGGGGGGAAAATTGGCATTGTCGTGCATATTGACTGGTTTGAGCCTTTCAGCAATTCCACAGCAGATCAATTAGCAACAAAAAGAGCTCAAGCATTCACCATAAATTGGTAGAATTTCCTTAAGTTGCTAGAATGTATATATAGACTAAACTAAACTacattataaatatataatgcaGGATTTTAGACCCAGTTATATTGGGAAAGTACCCAAGAGAGATGGAAAAGATTCTAGGACCCATCTTACCAAAATTTTCAAGCATTGAgaaagaaaaactcaagagaGGAGTGGATTTCATTGGCATCAATCACTACTCAAGTTACTATGTCCGAGACTGCTCATCGCCGGCATGCCAAGAACAGCCCAGAACCTCCAGAACAGAAGGTTTATATCAACAAACAGCAGAGAGAAATGGTGTCCCACTTGGAGAGCTTGTAAGCACCTCAAACCTCAATCTCATCTAAAAACTTGCATGACCATTATTGGCCAAGGACAAGGTGGTTCTAACTTATGAGGATTCTATTGCTAATGCAGACTCCATTTGAATGGCTGGTTGTTTACCCACAAGGCATGAAGAACACTCTTATCTATCTTAAAGACAGATACAACAACACTCCAATGTTCATTACAGAAAATGGTAACATCAAAATTAACCTCATTAGGCAAGCCCTTTCATTAAATCTCCAAGCATTATTTTCTCATTTCTAACTAGCCAATGTTATATAGGCTATGGCTATTCCTATGATTCAAATCCCCTGGAGGAAGATTATCGAAGCGATATTACCAGAATAAACTACATGTCAGGTCACTTAGAAAATCTAGCTGCAGCAATAAGGTATAGACTATACAATATAATGtattaaaattcaaattgaaaTGTGTCTAAGTGTTGAATTTGTTGGTGTATCATGTGAGCAGGGAAGGAGCAGATGTTAGAGGTTACTTTGCATGGTCTTTGCTAGACAACTTCGAATGGAAATATGGACAGTCAGTGAGATTTGGACTATACCATGTTGATTATGAGACACTGAAAAGGACTCCAAGATCATCTGCAACTTGGTACAAGAATTTCATTGCAAATCATAAAACCCAGAGCATTGTGCCTGGATCATATGATGATGATCACAAAGATAAAGAATTCCAGTCAAATATAAAGATTATTAGACCAAGCTTGAACCGTGAGGCCAGTGCCTAGAATGAAAACATTTTACACTTGGATTAAATTATTTGTCTCATTGATGAAAAATGCTCCTGTGTCAAAGGCCTTCTCGCACTATCATCTCTTCAGGCATAAACTCCTcgttaaatatttttaatcaatagTTTGGATGGAATTAGAAGATAACTAGTGTTTTTGTCCCTAATAACAAtatgaatcttttaaaattgaagACCACTTTAATAAAGacactaaaaatatttttttaagacgTTTATATGTGTCATGTTATTATTGGACATTTTTATTAAActgattaataatttattttttaataaaccaGAACAAAATCGGTTTATTATAGGAATAATAATAAACCCAATTGTTtgcattataattattagatcCGATTTGATCCGATCGAATTACACAATCTAATCGAATATCTTTAAACTTTTTGATAAAAAGGCAAATATATCcctgattttttgttttgtggACATTTAAATTcctaaaaacttaaaaatacaattaaatctctaaaaaaatgagtttattgttattgttacaaaaaaatcGGTTAcattctaatttattaaaaaatttaaaataatctgTTCATTAATACGTCCAATAATAATATGAAATATAAGCATCTTTACAAAAAGACGTTTTAAGCGTCTTTATGGAGGGATTTCCCTTAAAATTATGTTATCTTTGTCAtgacattatatattataacATAGAAGATTTATAGAATTAAACTACTTTTATAAAAACGTCGCAGGGAGACAAAAAGTCTCCGTCGACTAAAGAAGAACAGGATTTCTatagattaaaaaattaaataataaattttttagttattatttttatgtaaaagagtttaatttttaactaataattaattttaacattcattatGAAAGAATTTAATGTATATACTTTTACATTTGATTAGGTGTTAAATCTAgtgcataaataaaaataattaatttttatacttgttatttaaaactaatattttttctctttatatatataaaatataatcagatattagaataaaaaattttatattgatagttataaaattaactcaaaattaatttttttttaaacaattgaATCTTGATCCTAATTAGTATTTcttaaagtaaaataaattacctatacgaattttttttcttattatattCAACTAATTATTATAAACCATGCTTTCTTATTATGTACCTCTTAATAATTctagttttaaaattatctGATTTTTTAACGAGACCTAATGTTTCATGATTTACATTTAGTTGGGTTCGTGGAATAAAATAGTGTAAGTAAAATTATATACTTACTTGAGCTATATAATAAtactttaaattaaattttcactaggattgaaaatatattatttattttaatgtgataaatatcaaatttttgtgaactttgttgtttttaaatttataagtgggaatcaatattaaaataatttgagattttattagaataatcataatatataaagactattttggtaaattttttaacaagttaaatttttttatttgaaagaTTAATAGTTTGAAATGTCTATGCTCTTGTAACAAAGTTATTgctaattttattattagtattattgaGTATTTACTTGAATATTTTCTTCCCTTGCATCTTAATCATTAACCTCTATGTCACGATTATGGAAGCTCAGTTTTCTTACTCTACACTTATTTaagtatttaattattatatttcttGATTGTTTGTGAAGTTGTTAAAGTATTTCAACATTTGACATTTTGCCTTCTATCAAAGTGTATTGTAtatgatgagtttggaaaactccaaattaatatttgtgatgagcaaacattattaaaatatttaattgcaaaattattaattcaatCTTCATTAAtcatatgttaattaataattttgtgatgcaggTTTTTAATTGGGCCGGAAAATAAAATGTTGCTAGCCCAAAATTAAAACTAACAATCAGCCTTGTTACATGTTTCCTACTATGTGGCTGAATTGTTGTATTAAAGGGCCAAACTCAATATTGTTGCAACTAAGCCCATATTTGTTTTTGATGAAAGCTTCCTATGCTTGATCCGAAACCAAACTTACCAGGAAAGCAAATGCTTTAAGTGGGCCAGCAATTGTGATAACAAGCCCAATTAAAGGTCTTGGTATGAGACCAAAAATGCTTGGTCCGAAATTAAAAGGAAATGGGGCACAATATTGTTTTATTCACataacaaaagaaacacattCCTTTGATTACATGCTGCATGCTTCAACGGACATCACCTTTATTCCTtgatggaattcaaattttattaaatgaaATTATTGCAGACTTTGGAACAATGAGAGAGAAATTGATTTGATGGGAATCATTATGATTAATGCTATACGCTACTCAAAGCAAAGGGAGTAAAAGCTATCCATCATATGCTTCATTtcatttaattacttttactctAACTTCACATTCTCTCTcgtctctttctctcttctcttcggTCAATACCCAGGAAGCCATGGAAGCTACACTCACCGAAAAGAAGAAGTTGCATGTATCAAagaccatcaagctaatgatggcacgaaaaagaaaaagaaaagtatgtagtggctgagattttcaccaaatgtggtaagatttggtgaggtaatctcggatccttcatactcaaaaagaaggaagaagattcAGCCAGCAAGGTGAGATTcttggaggcatggcttgtctctgattctgctcaaccaccacaggaagtagctagagtggcgaagtgatggaagaggcagagattggagcagatgaagcaatcatcatcatgaagcatcaaggaccagaaatccatcttggagaggaagccaaggatggagcgctcggattgatgaagagtgatgaccaaggaaggactagaggtatttgcatgttggtttttgcatgagttacctcttctctctctgtggcCGAACCAGTTCTGTTTTGAAGGAAAGAAAGCTAAGCTCGGGTGTGCGTTTTCAAACTGTAAATgcttcacttctctataaaagaggtgaacagtcatagtttgattcaaggagtaagatttgagagtgcaaggcacagaagtcttagagctacctaagctagcagtttttcttctccttcaatgtattctgttttgtaatttttctgtttaattttgtcatgttttgagtctcatggaaaaaggcaaacagtaggtttgtatgaaaaagccatagagcgaaaaaaggcagagagtgcaaaattaaaagaaaaagccatagatgtcttagagttcctttgtacatctgtgttgtgtttcatgattctgtgggaatccccttgtaagttgggttagcactttacaatttgtaatctggatgattatagtgaaattacatcattgttgtgatggagactggatgtaggctgcactgcacttagcagctgaaccaggatatatctgggtgtaatcttCTCTCTCCTACTTCacttctgtttttactgttcagATGCAAAATCAAAAAtgtctcgtgccaagtgacg
Above is a genomic segment from Arachis stenosperma cultivar V10309 chromosome 1, arast.V10309.gnm1.PFL2, whole genome shotgun sequence containing:
- the LOC130936861 gene encoding beta-glucosidase 46-like; translated protein: MVVFSTIERAMSVKIQILLFLFFTLSLLCGSTPIEAISKHLDPSPSFPSNFLFGTASSSYQYEGAYLSDGKGISNWDVFSHKPGNIVDGSNGDVAVDQYHRYLEDIDLMEAIGVNSYRFSISWARILPKGRFGKINLAGINYYNRLIDALLLKGIQPFVTLSHFDFPQELEDRYGSWLSSQSQEDFQMFADICFKSFGDRVKYWITFNEPNLEIPFSYRSGIYPPCRCSAPFGNCTDGDSEKEPFLAAHNIILSHAAAVDIYRTKYQSKQGGKIGIVVHIDWFEPFSNSTADQLATKRAQAFTINWILDPVILGKYPREMEKILGPILPKFSSIEKEKLKRGVDFIGINHYSSYYVRDCSSPACQEQPRTSRTEGLYQQTAERNGVPLGELTPFEWLVVYPQGMKNTLIYLKDRYNNTPMFITENGYGYSYDSNPLEEDYRSDITRINYMSGHLENLAAAIREGADVRGYFAWSLLDNFEWKYGQSVRFGLYHVDYETLKRTPRSSATWYKNFIANHKTQSIVPGSYDDDHKDKEFQSNIKIIRPSLNREASA